The following coding sequences lie in one Haematobia irritans isolate KBUSLIRL chromosome 3, ASM5000362v1, whole genome shotgun sequence genomic window:
- the LOC142228374 gene encoding uncharacterized protein LOC142228374: MTFKNYYLFRILQLRKLSSKLTRKSSIRLCQNLPPHWYKYLAKHKQFNKCTINYRTQQFTPFGKHSRKHYQTNMKSYIFLALFACILACVWACDPDSNNEPTCTSDNLNTPIRNFWDPTAYWMCKSAGAKAELVRCDTELLFDSAQGKCIFYSDWTWTYPCPEN; this comes from the exons ATGACCTTCAAAAATTATTATCTCTTTCGAATATTGCAATTAAGAAAGTTATCATCAAAATTGACAAGAAAATCATCGATAAGGTTATGCCAAAACTTGCCACCACACTGGtataaatatttggcaaaacatAAACAATTTAACAAGTGCACAATTAACTATCGTACACAGCAGTTTACTCCATTTGGGAAACATTCACGAAAACACTACCAGACCAATATGAAATCAT ATATTTTTTTGGCTCTTTTCGCTTGCATCCTTGCCTGTGTCTGGGCCTGTGATCCTGACTCCAATAATGAACCTACTTGCACCAGTGACAATCTAAATACCCCCATTCGTAACTTCTGGGATCCCACAGCTTACTGGATGTGTAAATCGGCCGGTGCTAAAGCTGAGTTGGTTCGTTGTGATACTGAACTCTTGTTCGATTCTGCTCAGGGCAAATGTATTTTTTACTCGGACTGGACCTGGACCTATCCTTGTCCTGAAAACTAA